Within the Scyliorhinus canicula chromosome 6, sScyCan1.1, whole genome shotgun sequence genome, the region TTCGGTGTAATGCAAACAGAATTTGGCTGACTCAGTTAACGAGGTTCTGAATAATAGTAGCCTCCTTATAGAGGATAGCCAAGGTCACCAGTAGAGCAAAATGCGATGGCAAAAATCTGAAGTTCCCAAGCAATAAAAACAATATTTCACTGACTGTAAAGTAGTGACCCTGTGTATACAGTCCTGTGATGTGAAGGGAAAGCAGACTACCTTTCCACTGCTTTACAAGATGCTTAGGAAAACTGAAGCAAATAAATCCTAGAGAGGCTCAAGTTTTAATTGAAAGCTCAGCAACACAGCAGCTGTCCCACAGATGTGAAACAATATCAGCAAGATAGAATCTTTATGATTTtcttttgtgcttgtggtataaCGGAATTAAATAGAACGTGATCTCATATGCAGTAATAGAGCAATCTGTTTATAGCTTTTCCCCTGTCAAAACGTTCCACCCTCTTGGATGCAAATATGGTTTAATGTGTGACAAACGTCAGTAAAaatacaattcccccccccccccccccccccccccccgcgcgcgcaGCAGCACGTTTTTTTAATTTTCCTGAGGTTTGGCATGCAGGAGCTGTCCAACCCTACAGACTGCTGTCCAGCCATTGTTAGAGAAGAGCGCTAATCAACAAACAACTTGTTTCAACAGGTTGCTAGCGTTCCCTGCAATGGGTTAGAAGGTTTTTGCTTCAGCACATAGTCTAGGCTGATGTTCCAAAACAGAACTAAGgaaacactgcactgtcagatatgTTGTCCTTTAGATGTTGCACTTTGTCGAGCAACGGGCTTTTTCTGGTATTCCACCCAAGATTTTCTCATTTAGTCCCACCAAATGTAGGCTTCTCGGAGTGTCTGTTGATACCTGCACTGAAATAGTGCAGTTCAAAGCCAAATCATTgtgtgaagtgcttttgaagagGTTTTGACTTGATATGATTGACACTGTGTAAATGCAAATATCGAGGTGCACTAATAAGAGCCAATGATGCCTGGCATTCCCTCCCTGGAATGTAATTTTTGCTCCCTAGTATCTTCTCTCTCAACTAGTAATTGAGTAAGTACATTACATACAATTAACACCTCACCTAGACTACTTTCTCCACCATTAATGCAGCAAATTCAGATAGGAGCGTTGGTAAGGGACTCCATATTTCTTTGCTAGATGCTACTATACAGGTGTACGAGAGGCATACCCATGTTTGTAGCCAGTACTGACCCTGATCTATGGGAGGAAAGGATTATGAAAACATAAAATGGCTCTTATTGTGTGTCATTAGTAACGACTATGTATTCCCTGTAATGATACAGAAtaatatcaagcagtacattctTAATGGGTACAGCAATACAAAAGAAGTAAGACATTTACAAGTTGATTCTGTGCACTTctgttgacttttttttaaaagcactttTCACCCTACATTTTTCACCCTACTGTGCCACTTAATTATACCTGATCTTATTCAAGCTCCCTATCAGTAATACTGGCTCCATATCCCCTCCAGTGGAACTGAAGCACAATATCCATACACCCTGCAACATCTTGAATTAACACAATACTTCTCTTTGCGATGAAAATAGCTCGTCAGACAATTGGCTATGCAAATCCAAATCATCCAATCAAATGCCCACATTTTCAGACCTGCTGCCTGTTCAAGTTGCCCCAGGGTTTAAAGGCTCTCTCGGCAAGCAGCTCAGTCAGTGTCATAGAAtgtgtcactgtgcagaatgaggccatttggcccatcgagtctgcactaaccctgcgacagagcaccccacccaggcccaatctcatacccccctcccacagccacacctaacttttggacactaagggacaatttagcatggccaacccgtctaacctgaacatctttggactgtgggaggaaactggagcacccggaggaaacccacgcagacacggggagaacgagcatactccatacacacagtcacccgaaacAAActcgggtcccaggtgctgtgaggcagcagtgctaaccactgtgccaccccatcaaGTACAACAGGTTGCAAATGCAGAAATGTTACAATAAAATTGTAAAGTGACAACAGCTGGACAACCAATGTGGTTAACCAATATAAAAACTTATTCGGGGAAAGAACATCACTTCACAGAAATGTATCATATTGAACACAGCATAAACACATTATTCGGGAATAAAAATAGAATATCCAATTTTATGTCAGTATGGAATAACTAATTCATGCTGCTTTGCGATTATGATATATAATTTCCAAAACAGTGCATTTGAAAGAAGTTATTTCTTTCAGGATCAAGTGCCCTTGATTCACAGCTTTTTTGGGGGTCCttcatgtgggcatcgctggacaggcgagtatttatagcccatccctcattgccctcgagaagtttgtacatccacagtgctgttagggagggagttccaggatttcgacccagcaacagtgaagaaacgacaatatatttccacatCAGCGTGGTGAGTGGCtttgaggggaatttgcaggcggtggcgttcccatgcatctgctgccagtgtccttctcggtggtagtggccgtgggtttggaaggtgctgttgagtcTTGCGGAGTTGCTGCAGTAGATCATTATCCATTctgttgccactgtgtgtcagtaagGCGGTAGGTAGGAACTcagtcaagtggactgctttgtcctggatggttgtgTGCATTTTGAGAGCGTAtctgtggtaacttgaccacaaaaaaGGTAGTCGAAACACATTCATCTTAAAGCTAATCTTTAACATATAAAAGTAATgaagtttaaaatacagtatggactcaaaaACAGGAGCAGTTGGCTAAACATTGAAATAGCAGTAACAGAATAGAATTAGCACTAACGACTGCTAaacatcagcaatggatttaaatatgATGCATAACCATAATATGCTATAACACTTCTGCCTCCTTAAATTTTAATCCCCTTAAAGACAGAAATACAATGAAA harbors:
- the LOC119967070 gene encoding uncharacterized protein LOC119967070 isoform X6, with the protein product MSRERIQPSIGIQESSPSVPMDVRPEIWIGQELRRIGDDFNSHFQTGRISFKMNVFRLPFLWSSYHRYALKMHTTIQDKAVHLTEFLPTALLTHSGNRMDNDLLQQLRKTQQHLPNPRPLPPRRTLAADAWERHRLQIPLKATHHADVEIYCRFFTVAGSKSWNSLPNSTVDVQTSRGQ
- the LOC119967070 gene encoding uncharacterized protein LOC119967070 isoform X4: MSIVAGEKCNDFVFHRSEGGSDGTKQHPYSRLNITHMSRERIQPSIGIQESSPSVPMDVRPEIWIGQELRRIGDDFNSHFQTGRISFKMNVFRLPFLWSSYHRYALKMHTTIQDKAVHLTEFLPTALLTHSGNRMDNDLLQQLRKTQQHLPNPRPLPPRRTLAADAWERHRLQIPLKATHHADVEIYCRFFTVAGSKSWNSLPNSTVDVQTSRGQ